Genomic segment of Streptococcus pneumoniae:
CTTGTCATAGATGGCTGCGACTTCATGCGCCACCCCACGCATGGAAAGGGCATCCGCACGATTTGGCGTGATAGATAGCTCAATCACTTCATCATCTAAATCAAGGTAAGAAAAGACCTCATCGCCATTCACCGCATCTGCTGGCAAAATCTGAATACCATCCGCAAATTCTTTTGGAACAACCGAGTCTGAAATGCCAAGCTCACCAAGCGAGCAAATCATACCGAGTGATTCCAAACCACGGATTTTTCCCTTTTCAATCTTGTAGTTGTCTGCAATGCGTGCACCAGGCAGAGCCACCATAACCTTGATTCCTGCACGAACGTTCGGTGCCCCGCAGACGATTTGGCGTGGCTCATCTTCGCCCACATCAACTTGACAAACATGGAGGTGAGTATCTGGCACATCTTCACAGGCCAAAACTTCTCCAACCACGATTTTTGAAAGACCAGCTGCAGGAGAAGTTACACCTTCTACCTCAATTCCTGTCGTTGACATTTTTTCAGCCAAGTCCTTGCTTGACACATCAATGTCCACTAATTCTTTTAACCATTTGTAACTTACTAACATCTTACTTCCTCATTTTTCTTCATTTATCCGCTTTTTCAAGAGCCAGTCGATATCTACCGTTTCTCCCGTCACATATTTGTGCTCGCTAAAGCGTTCAAATCCATACTTGAAATAAAAGTTCTGTGCCTTGAAATTCTTCTCCCAAACACCTAACCATGCCCAAGTGAAGCCTTCTTCTACCGCTTTTTCAAGGGCAAAGTCAAACAAGGCTTTGCCAAGACCATAGCCTTGGTGCGATTTCAAAACATAAATCCGCTGGATTTCAAAAGCATCTTCTAACTCATGCTCAGTTTGCGCCTCTCCCCAGTTGACTTTCAGAAAACCAACTGGTTTTCCTTCATGAAGGACAAAGTAATGAGCCGACTCAGGATTTTCCCACTCTTTCTCCAAGGTTTCAAGGGACAAATCATGGGCAAAATAATGCTCCATATCTTCTTGTTTGATAAATTCCCCAAAAGTCTCTTGATAAGTCTGCACCTCAATTTCTCGAAGTAAA
This window contains:
- a CDS encoding GNAT family N-acetyltransferase, coding for MIVEIEKKDIPLLREIEVQTYQETFGEFIKQEDMEHYFAHDLSLETLEKEWENPESAHYFVLHEGKPVGFLKVNWGEAQTEHELEDAFEIQRIYVLKSHQGYGLGKALFDFALEKAVEEGFTWAWLGVWEKNFKAQNFYFKYGFERFSEHKYVTGETVDIDWLLKKRINEEK